In Vibrio crassostreae, one DNA window encodes the following:
- a CDS encoding tetratricopeptide repeat protein, translated as MSAWLCSLVNGLKHQRVAVLSAMLSLLMLLMFSVNAHANEQVSSVGSDTIIAGSKAPHASSQAKYVGSEACVDCHSAEVEAWQGSHHDMAMKHADDESVLGNFDDQTVTHKGKPNRFFRKGDEFWVNIEGPDGQFKDYKISYTFAFEPLQQYMVEFEDGRVQLIPFAWDSRTEDEGGQRWFHLYPDTTNTDEFYWTNSGQNWNFMCADCHSTNLEKNYDSASNTYNTTWSEINVGCEACHGPASAHVEQAKLARANGGKEDSVSAHYGFDRDLSKSVKEWIYQEGNSTLQPKDIIHTNQVQTCAQCHSRRTQLNETGDHVNGSFFDKYRLSLITPELYHNDGQIYDEDYVYGSFLQSVMAEKGVTCTNCHDPHTAELKIAEEAVCSQCHIASEYTPEKHTFHEANTEASQCTTCHMPETTYMEVDPRRDHSWHIPRPDISQHIKTPNVCTSCHEDQTDQWADQQIGKWFPDSKYRNQQHFAVAFYADSIGHRGAEDALAYSAQDSSLSNIIRASSLERLGGNTGKNTLISLARAVKHDDEMIRLGVVQGSSGFPFTDRWQILEPLLKDPVLSIRSETASALVRYWGEMNPLQKDQIKPALEEYIEIQQFNADRGFGRTNLGNVYRDLGQHDKAIEFYQGAIEIEPYFENSYANLADLYRALGDEPKALSTLKQGIQAQPKSSVLPYSAGLSMLRVKDYKQATNYLKQAAETAQTDPQYWYVYGLALEKSDVLAASKSLHKAYQFSRNPQHLYAQCEILARNYQQPGVPKAFEQCVSSLSKVAPPEAIAQLKASIN; from the coding sequence ATGTCTGCATGGTTGTGCTCACTAGTGAACGGATTGAAACACCAGCGAGTTGCAGTATTATCCGCAATGTTGTCTTTACTTATGTTGTTGATGTTCAGTGTCAATGCGCATGCCAATGAACAAGTGTCGTCAGTTGGCTCAGACACTATAATCGCAGGATCAAAAGCTCCACATGCTAGCTCTCAAGCTAAATATGTCGGCTCTGAAGCTTGTGTTGATTGTCACAGCGCAGAAGTGGAAGCGTGGCAAGGCTCTCATCATGATATGGCGATGAAGCACGCCGACGATGAATCTGTGTTGGGTAACTTCGACGATCAAACCGTGACTCATAAAGGAAAGCCCAACCGTTTTTTTCGCAAGGGTGATGAGTTTTGGGTCAACATCGAAGGGCCAGACGGCCAATTCAAAGATTACAAAATCAGCTATACCTTTGCCTTTGAACCTCTACAACAATACATGGTTGAGTTTGAAGACGGTCGCGTACAGTTGATTCCTTTCGCTTGGGATTCTCGCACTGAGGACGAAGGCGGCCAACGCTGGTTTCATCTCTATCCAGATACCACCAATACCGATGAGTTCTACTGGACTAACAGTGGTCAGAACTGGAACTTCATGTGTGCAGACTGCCACTCAACAAACCTAGAAAAGAACTACGACAGCGCAAGTAATACCTACAACACCACTTGGTCTGAAATTAATGTCGGTTGTGAAGCCTGTCATGGCCCTGCGAGCGCACACGTTGAACAAGCCAAGCTAGCTAGAGCTAACGGTGGAAAGGAGGATTCAGTCTCGGCGCATTACGGCTTTGACCGTGATTTGTCGAAGTCTGTGAAAGAGTGGATCTATCAAGAGGGTAATTCAACCCTCCAACCAAAAGACATCATTCATACCAATCAAGTTCAAACCTGTGCTCAGTGCCACAGCCGACGCACTCAGTTGAATGAAACGGGTGATCACGTAAACGGTTCATTTTTTGATAAGTATCGTCTGAGCTTGATTACCCCTGAGCTTTACCACAACGATGGTCAAATCTACGATGAAGATTACGTCTACGGGTCTTTCTTACAATCAGTGATGGCAGAGAAAGGAGTCACTTGTACTAACTGTCATGACCCTCATACTGCTGAACTGAAAATTGCCGAAGAAGCCGTGTGTAGCCAATGTCACATTGCCTCTGAATACACACCTGAAAAGCACACATTCCATGAAGCCAATACCGAAGCGTCACAATGTACCACTTGTCACATGCCAGAAACGACGTACATGGAAGTTGACCCTAGGCGTGACCATAGCTGGCATATCCCACGTCCGGATATTAGCCAACACATTAAAACACCGAACGTGTGTACCAGCTGTCATGAAGACCAAACTGATCAATGGGCCGATCAGCAAATTGGCAAGTGGTTCCCAGATTCTAAGTATCGTAACCAACAACACTTTGCCGTTGCCTTTTATGCGGATTCAATAGGGCACAGAGGCGCAGAAGATGCATTGGCGTATTCAGCTCAGGATTCAAGCTTAAGCAATATCATTCGTGCTTCGAGCTTAGAACGTTTGGGTGGCAACACGGGCAAGAATACGCTCATCTCATTGGCAAGAGCAGTGAAACACGATGATGAAATGATCCGCCTGGGTGTGGTGCAAGGCTCGTCTGGCTTCCCATTCACTGATCGCTGGCAGATCCTAGAACCACTATTGAAGGACCCTGTATTGTCGATTCGTTCCGAAACCGCAAGCGCGCTAGTACGTTACTGGGGAGAAATGAATCCTCTACAGAAAGACCAAATCAAGCCTGCATTAGAAGAGTACATAGAGATACAACAATTCAATGCAGACAGAGGGTTTGGCCGCACGAACTTAGGTAACGTTTACCGAGATTTAGGCCAGCACGACAAAGCGATTGAGTTTTATCAAGGTGCTATCGAAATTGAGCCTTACTTCGAAAACAGCTATGCCAACTTGGCTGATTTGTATCGTGCACTGGGCGACGAGCCAAAAGCGTTATCAACATTGAAACAAGGCATTCAAGCGCAACCGAAATCGAGTGTGTTGCCATACAGCGCAGGGTTATCAATGCTGCGAGTGAAAGACTACAAACAGGCAACCAACTATCTAAAACAAGCGGCAGAAACCGCACAAACCGACCCGCAGTATTGGTATGTGTACGGTTTGGCTTTAGAGAAGTCGGATGTACTTGCGGCAAGTAAGTCATTGCACAAGGCTTACCAATTCAGCCGCAACCCACAACACCTGTATGCACAGTGTGAAATCTTAGCGCGAAATTACCAACAACCCGGTGTACCTAAAGCGTTTGAACAATGTGTTTCTTCATTGAGTAAAGTAGCGCCACCGGAGGCAATAGCGCAATTAAAAGCCTCTATAAATTGA
- a CDS encoding LysR family transcriptional regulator, whose amino-acid sequence MDLNLIQTFLVVAEYHSYTKAANYLGLTQPAVSASIKRLEQVVGKQLFIKKGRGIQPTSTAYQLIPQFRQAVSIVDNAISERTSFQVGCSETLLHSLSPISNVTFHESPPEKYVLFEQIRQQKMDLIIDTIITKDSSFVIEDAYDEPAMIICRQDHPRIQGSLNKDEFYKESHCIFSGKWNNTTGFEQLAKEPLQERHVELVTSSLAGMAMYVAQRDCLGVVARSFAMKWSKTLKLQVLECPVAVDRIPYKFVYHKRDEKNPAHQQLREQIKNQLEFAHATPINL is encoded by the coding sequence ATGGATCTAAATCTAATTCAGACATTTCTAGTCGTCGCGGAATACCACTCTTACACCAAAGCAGCCAATTATTTAGGTCTGACGCAACCCGCTGTCAGCGCCTCGATAAAACGGTTAGAACAAGTGGTAGGAAAACAGCTATTCATCAAAAAAGGACGCGGAATTCAGCCAACTTCAACGGCGTACCAGTTAATACCTCAATTTCGCCAAGCCGTAAGCATTGTCGATAACGCAATCAGTGAACGTACCTCCTTTCAGGTCGGCTGTTCAGAGACTTTGCTTCATAGCTTGAGTCCCATAAGCAACGTAACATTTCATGAATCACCACCAGAAAAATATGTGCTTTTTGAGCAAATTCGCCAACAAAAAATGGACCTGATTATTGATACCATCATTACTAAAGATTCATCATTTGTTATCGAAGATGCATACGACGAACCTGCTATGATCATTTGTCGCCAAGACCATCCTCGAATCCAAGGTTCGTTGAATAAAGATGAGTTTTACAAAGAGAGTCACTGTATCTTTTCAGGTAAATGGAATAACACCACAGGTTTCGAGCAACTGGCAAAAGAACCATTACAAGAACGGCATGTAGAGCTCGTTACCTCTTCTCTTGCTGGAATGGCAATGTATGTAGCGCAAAGGGATTGTTTAGGGGTGGTGGCTCGCTCGTTTGCGATGAAGTGGAGTAAGACACTCAAGTTACAAGTTCTTGAGTGCCCTGTTGCTGTTGATCGTATCCCGTATAAGTTTGTTTATCATAAGCGAGATGAGAAAAATCCAGCCCACCAGCAATTACGAGAGCAAATCAAGAATCAACTTGAATTTGCTCACGCTACGCCTATCAATTTATAG
- a CDS encoding arylsulfatase has protein sequence MQKNDKKTRKKLILNACTLALGAASVTAYSAEQPNILVIFGDDVGYWNLSTYNGGMLAYSTPNIDSIAKDGAKFTNFYAQQSSTAGRSAFITGQMPKRTGLTKVGLPGAKEGISEKDPTIATLLRDLGYATGQFGKNHLGDRDAHLPTKHGFEEFFGNLYHLNAEEEPENDDYPQDPEFKKKFGPRGVIHSYADGKVEDTGPLTRKRMETIDDEFLEAAEQFIEKQVKADKPFFTWFNTTRMHNFTHVPEEYKGKTGAGFYADGVKQHDDQIGHLLDKIKELGVDDNTIVVYTTDNGPMINLWPDAGMTPFRSEKNTGWEGGFRVPALIKWPEQIQKGSTFNGIVSLEDFLPTLVAAAGNSNVKEELLEGKKVGDMTYNVHLDGYNQLPYLTGKTDESARNEFVYWSDDGDLLALRYGKYKYHFAIQENETGLDIWKKPFTKLRVPQFYDLSIDPFERGDTGMGYDRWMYERSFLVMPAVEKVKQVMDTFEDYPPRMAPGSFVPK, from the coding sequence ATGCAAAAAAACGATAAAAAAACTCGCAAGAAACTTATTCTAAACGCCTGTACGCTCGCACTTGGTGCAGCTTCAGTCACAGCCTATTCTGCAGAACAGCCCAATATCCTCGTCATATTTGGTGATGATGTAGGTTATTGGAATTTAAGTACATACAACGGTGGAATGTTGGCTTACAGCACTCCGAATATCGATAGCATCGCAAAAGACGGAGCTAAATTTACCAATTTCTATGCACAACAAAGCTCTACGGCTGGGCGTTCTGCCTTCATTACTGGCCAAATGCCGAAACGAACAGGCCTTACTAAAGTTGGGTTACCGGGAGCCAAAGAAGGGATTTCAGAGAAAGATCCTACTATTGCGACATTATTGCGAGACCTAGGTTATGCAACAGGCCAGTTTGGCAAAAACCACTTAGGCGACCGAGATGCTCATTTGCCAACGAAACATGGTTTTGAAGAGTTCTTTGGTAACCTCTATCACTTGAATGCAGAGGAAGAGCCGGAGAATGATGATTATCCTCAAGACCCCGAATTCAAGAAGAAGTTTGGGCCTCGTGGCGTAATTCATTCTTATGCAGACGGTAAGGTAGAAGATACTGGGCCTTTGACTCGTAAGCGCATGGAAACCATAGACGATGAATTTTTAGAAGCAGCAGAGCAGTTTATCGAGAAGCAAGTTAAAGCTGATAAACCGTTCTTCACTTGGTTTAATACCACTCGTATGCACAACTTTACTCACGTTCCTGAAGAGTACAAAGGTAAAACTGGTGCGGGCTTTTATGCTGATGGAGTGAAGCAGCACGATGACCAAATTGGTCATCTGTTAGATAAAATCAAAGAGCTTGGAGTCGACGACAATACGATTGTTGTTTACACCACCGATAACGGGCCGATGATTAACCTATGGCCAGACGCTGGTATGACTCCATTCCGAAGTGAGAAAAATACGGGTTGGGAAGGCGGATTCCGTGTTCCTGCATTGATAAAGTGGCCAGAACAGATCCAAAAAGGCAGTACATTTAACGGCATCGTTTCTCTAGAAGATTTCCTACCAACGTTAGTTGCTGCTGCGGGCAACAGCAATGTGAAAGAAGAGTTGCTTGAAGGTAAGAAAGTCGGAGATATGACCTACAACGTTCACCTTGATGGGTATAACCAACTCCCTTATCTAACTGGAAAAACAGATGAGTCTGCACGCAACGAATTTGTCTATTGGAGCGACGACGGTGATTTACTCGCACTTCGTTACGGCAAGTACAAATATCACTTCGCAATTCAAGAAAATGAAACTGGATTAGATATTTGGAAAAAACCGTTCACTAAGCTTCGTGTTCCTCAATTTTACGACCTGAGCATTGACCCATTTGAACGTGGTGACACGGGAATGGGCTATGACCGCTGGATGTACGAACGTAGTTTCTTGGTCATGCCTGCGGTAGAAAAAGTGAAGCAGGTTATGGACACATTTGAAGATTACCCGCCGCGAATGGCTCCAGGTTCGTTCGTCCCTAAATAA
- a CDS encoding anaerobic sulfatase maturase: MKKQTHIHTTQMDLTPLKTAFPTDGDNHVDRRFHVMAKPGGAKCNIDCQYCFYLHKDELLNQSKQPQMDDATLEAFIKSYIESHDGEEVVFSWQGGEPTLLGLGYFKKIVELQRKYAKTGMRIENDLQTNGLLLNKDWCEFLVEHSFLVGLSIDGPEFIHDKYRKTRSGKPTFKRVIQAVNLMKEYKVPFNALVTVNRFNSQYPLEVYRFLTQELGVTYIQFSPCVEPRSFEKIAPHFWKENMQPEVGSELAKPGHLMSVVTDWSVDASEWGKFLVAVFNEWVNNDFGRVLVNLFETAVAQVMGMPAQLCVTAEFCGKGLAIEHNGDVFSCDHYVYPEYRLANINERPLNEIAISTRQYSFGMAKKSSLPQYCLNCEYLKYCWGECPKNRLLTAPNGESGLNYLCPGIKMFFEHALPILVGISTLLKSSNSSEYSQYNL; the protein is encoded by the coding sequence ATGAAAAAACAAACCCACATCCACACGACTCAAATGGATCTGACGCCATTAAAAACCGCATTTCCAACAGACGGTGATAATCATGTCGATAGACGCTTTCATGTTATGGCCAAACCGGGTGGTGCAAAGTGCAATATAGATTGCCAATACTGTTTCTATTTGCATAAGGATGAATTGCTCAACCAGAGTAAACAGCCACAGATGGATGATGCGACACTTGAGGCATTTATAAAGAGTTATATCGAAAGCCACGATGGCGAAGAAGTGGTGTTTTCATGGCAAGGCGGAGAACCAACGTTATTGGGCTTGGGTTATTTTAAAAAGATCGTTGAACTCCAAAGAAAGTACGCGAAAACGGGAATGAGGATCGAGAACGATTTACAAACCAATGGACTATTGTTGAATAAAGATTGGTGTGAGTTTTTGGTCGAACATAGCTTTCTAGTGGGTCTTTCGATTGATGGCCCCGAATTTATTCATGATAAATACCGCAAGACACGAAGTGGAAAACCGACATTTAAACGTGTCATACAAGCAGTTAATTTGATGAAAGAATATAAGGTGCCTTTTAACGCACTAGTCACAGTGAACCGTTTTAACTCGCAATATCCATTAGAAGTATATCGGTTTCTAACTCAAGAACTTGGCGTAACCTATATACAGTTTTCTCCGTGTGTTGAGCCTCGTTCTTTTGAGAAAATTGCTCCGCACTTTTGGAAAGAGAACATGCAACCCGAAGTTGGTTCAGAACTCGCTAAACCAGGGCACTTAATGTCGGTCGTTACCGATTGGTCGGTTGATGCATCAGAGTGGGGGAAATTCCTTGTCGCAGTGTTCAATGAATGGGTAAACAACGATTTTGGCCGAGTATTAGTTAACTTGTTTGAAACCGCAGTGGCGCAAGTCATGGGAATGCCTGCGCAGTTGTGTGTGACGGCTGAATTCTGCGGAAAAGGTTTAGCGATTGAACATAATGGCGATGTGTTTAGTTGTGACCATTATGTGTATCCCGAATATCGACTAGCCAATATCAATGAGCGCCCGCTAAATGAGATCGCTATTTCGACTCGTCAGTACAGTTTTGGTATGGCTAAAAAGTCGTCTCTCCCTCAATACTGTCTAAATTGTGAATATTTGAAGTACTGCTGGGGAGAATGTCCAAAAAATCGGCTACTTACAGCACCAAATGGTGAGTCTGGTCTAAACTATTTGTGTCCGGGGATAAAAATGTTCTTCGAACATGCATTGCCAATCTTAGTCGGTATATCGACGCTACTAAAGTCTTCTAACTCAAGTGAATATAGCCAATATAACCTTTAG
- a CDS encoding AAA family ATPase translates to MNHAQQAINQLIEQTEKSVIGQSHVVRALVIGLLTNGHVLLEGLPGTAKTRSVKSLANLLNTSFGRIQFTPDLLPSDVTGTEVYQELDGKPQLHFQPGPIFNSIVLADEVNRAPAKVQAALLEAMAEGTITVGGQTHILPDLFMVLATQNPVEQEGTYPLPEAQMDRFIMKVTVDYPEDDAERDIIRLVRSEELGSETSSELVTPQHIEPELVLEARRQLPEIAVSDLVENYIVALVMATRKPERYPESNLSKWIEIGSSPRASIALDKCARAYAWLQGRDHVTLDDVRAMLPTVLGHRFSLSYDALADGVDHQRVVEELLDNVEIG, encoded by the coding sequence ATGAACCATGCGCAACAAGCAATAAACCAACTGATTGAACAGACAGAGAAAAGTGTTATCGGTCAGAGTCACGTCGTTCGGGCTCTGGTAATCGGATTATTGACCAATGGCCATGTGCTTCTAGAAGGGCTTCCCGGCACAGCGAAAACACGTTCGGTCAAGTCTTTGGCGAATTTATTGAACACAAGCTTTGGCCGCATTCAGTTCACGCCTGACTTATTGCCATCAGATGTGACGGGCACCGAGGTGTATCAAGAACTGGATGGCAAGCCGCAACTGCATTTCCAACCGGGTCCTATTTTCAACAGCATTGTTCTAGCCGATGAAGTGAACCGTGCGCCTGCAAAGGTACAAGCAGCACTGCTTGAAGCGATGGCGGAAGGTACAATAACTGTAGGTGGTCAAACTCACATCCTTCCTGACTTGTTCATGGTCTTGGCGACTCAAAACCCAGTTGAACAAGAAGGTACGTATCCGCTACCTGAGGCGCAGATGGACCGTTTCATCATGAAAGTGACGGTCGATTATCCAGAAGACGATGCGGAACGCGACATTATTCGATTGGTGCGTAGCGAAGAGCTAGGCAGCGAAACGAGCTCAGAGCTAGTCACACCGCAACACATTGAACCTGAATTGGTACTTGAAGCGCGTCGTCAACTACCTGAAATAGCGGTTTCTGATTTAGTCGAAAACTACATTGTTGCCTTGGTGATGGCGACACGTAAGCCAGAGCGTTACCCAGAATCGAATCTATCAAAGTGGATTGAAATTGGTTCAAGCCCACGTGCTTCAATCGCATTAGACAAATGTGCTCGCGCATATGCATGGTTACAAGGGCGTGACCATGTCACGTTAGATGATGTACGTGCGATGCTGCCTACGGTATTAGGTCATAGATTCTCACTCTCTTACGACGCATTGGCCGATGGTGTTGACCATCAAAGAGTGGTTGAAGAGCTGCTTGATAATGTTGAGATCGGATAA
- a CDS encoding DUF58 domain-containing protein → MAKPTQAPKSQGLDPRLYCDYSRLVRIQAQAESFSLLPHLKAGSVLSGRHNSLFRGRGLNFEELRHYQLGDDIRNLDWKVTMRTGKPHVRSYTEEKDRNVMICVDQRSSMFFASQNTMKSVVAAEVAALCGWRVLKDGDRVGFVLASHQKLFHTKAQRSQSDLLAQLKHLTKANQSLGVSVSDSEGVGFSQWIELIKRMRLKQSTLIFISDWRDCQEQHLDRLKQLQQHNDILAIMVTDPLEQSLPHDLASANWVVGDGRFQLNLDSQSKVNLASESLAQKAALQKQSLAKLMAMKNLPYIELDTSGAHISQLQKLVGGR, encoded by the coding sequence ATGGCGAAGCCTACACAAGCTCCCAAATCGCAAGGCCTTGACCCACGCTTATACTGTGATTATTCAAGGTTAGTGCGAATACAGGCTCAAGCTGAGTCGTTTTCTCTGTTGCCTCATCTAAAGGCTGGCAGTGTATTGTCGGGTCGACATAATTCTCTATTTCGTGGTCGTGGGTTGAACTTCGAAGAGTTGCGTCATTACCAACTGGGTGACGATATTCGCAATCTCGATTGGAAGGTCACCATGCGCACGGGTAAGCCTCATGTTCGCAGTTATACCGAAGAGAAAGACCGAAATGTGATGATCTGCGTCGATCAGCGCAGCTCGATGTTTTTTGCATCTCAGAACACCATGAAATCCGTTGTCGCTGCCGAAGTTGCAGCATTATGTGGATGGCGAGTACTGAAAGATGGCGACCGTGTTGGCTTCGTTTTAGCCTCACATCAAAAACTCTTTCATACCAAAGCACAGCGCTCACAGTCTGATTTACTTGCTCAACTTAAGCACCTTACCAAGGCAAATCAAAGCTTAGGTGTGAGTGTGAGTGACAGCGAGGGTGTCGGGTTCAGTCAATGGATTGAACTGATCAAGCGAATGAGGCTGAAACAGTCGACCTTAATCTTTATTAGCGATTGGCGTGACTGCCAAGAACAACATCTTGATCGACTCAAGCAGCTACAGCAACACAATGACATCCTTGCCATTATGGTGACCGATCCGTTAGAACAATCACTGCCTCATGATCTTGCTAGCGCGAACTGGGTGGTGGGCGATGGTCGTTTTCAGCTCAATCTTGATAGCCAATCTAAGGTTAACCTTGCGAGCGAGAGCCTTGCTCAAAAAGCGGCACTTCAAAAACAATCTCTTGCTAAATTAATGGCGATGAAAAACCTTCCTTATATCGAATTAGATACGTCGGGTGCTCATATTTCACAGCTTCAAAAGCTAGTAGGAGGGCGCTAA
- a CDS encoding DUF4381 domain-containing protein: MAVEHTPPSTYILRELRDVTIPDSVSWFPQTIGWKILGVALLLVAFYLAYRLALRWWNNRYRKEALKELMVLDARDKNSTERTFKILKVVLRYLDSGNAKLFGQAYVNRLNAYLPVSAGTSTKSNAFFTDEVSGLWMQSLIDPKVRLTFEQRLEVIQTAMMWLKLHKPDLQTKPEVQAKPEGQDNV; encoded by the coding sequence ATGGCCGTTGAACATACGCCTCCTAGTACTTATATCCTTCGCGAACTGCGCGATGTAACGATTCCCGACAGCGTGAGCTGGTTTCCTCAAACGATCGGTTGGAAGATCCTTGGCGTTGCCTTGTTATTGGTCGCGTTCTATCTGGCTTATCGCTTGGCGTTAAGGTGGTGGAATAATCGTTATCGTAAAGAAGCACTTAAAGAGCTGATGGTATTGGATGCTCGAGACAAAAACTCAACCGAGCGAACCTTCAAGATACTCAAAGTGGTGCTTCGTTATCTAGACAGCGGTAATGCCAAGTTGTTTGGTCAAGCCTATGTAAACCGCTTGAACGCTTATCTTCCTGTTAGCGCTGGCACGAGTACAAAGAGTAATGCTTTCTTTACCGATGAAGTGTCGGGGCTGTGGATGCAAAGCTTAATCGACCCGAAGGTACGTTTGACCTTTGAACAGCGTTTAGAGGTAATTCAAACCGCGATGATGTGGCTAAAGCTTCATAAACCCGATTTACAAACAAAACCAGAAGTACAAGCGAAACCAGAGGGGCAAGATAATGTTTGA
- a CDS encoding vWA domain-containing protein translates to MFDSLSASFEFAHPLWFLTLPLPLLVYLAVPAYRTKQMAIKVPFFSELVEAIGEAPSEGASQLTPSWWQRTTLIITWVLVVCALAKPTILGEPQVREQLGRDVMVVVDLSGSMAEQDFTSKQGDKISRLDATKEVLADFAKTRKGDRLGLILFGDAAFVQTPFTADQDVWLELLNQTDVAMAGQSTHLGDAIGLAIKVFEQSEKQSAAVQDSSIDVNEKEKVVIVLTDGNDTGSFVEPIDAAKVAKAKGVRIHVIAMGDPQTVGEVALDMETINRVAQESGGEAFEALNRDELTKAYAQIGELEPQLYESTTYRPKQGLHHYLMAIVVVMYLTAFSLATIRRRSLLASSMKNLKGENDA, encoded by the coding sequence ATGTTTGATAGTTTATCTGCCAGCTTTGAGTTCGCGCATCCATTGTGGTTTCTCACGTTACCGTTGCCTTTGTTAGTCTATTTAGCCGTGCCTGCTTATCGCACTAAACAAATGGCCATTAAGGTGCCATTTTTCAGTGAGTTGGTAGAAGCGATTGGCGAGGCACCATCCGAGGGCGCAAGCCAGCTAACGCCAAGCTGGTGGCAGCGCACCACGTTGATTATTACTTGGGTATTAGTGGTTTGCGCGTTAGCTAAGCCAACCATCTTAGGTGAGCCACAAGTTCGTGAACAATTAGGCCGCGATGTCATGGTGGTCGTCGATTTGTCTGGCTCAATGGCTGAACAAGATTTTACCTCTAAACAAGGCGATAAAATCTCGCGTTTAGACGCAACTAAAGAGGTGTTAGCTGACTTTGCTAAAACTCGAAAGGGCGACCGATTAGGTTTGATTCTGTTTGGTGACGCAGCATTTGTACAAACGCCATTCACGGCCGACCAAGATGTGTGGCTTGAACTACTCAACCAAACCGACGTGGCAATGGCAGGGCAAAGCACGCATTTAGGTGATGCCATTGGCCTAGCCATTAAGGTGTTTGAACAGAGTGAGAAGCAGAGTGCTGCAGTTCAAGATTCAAGCATTGATGTCAACGAAAAAGAGAAAGTAGTGATTGTGCTAACTGATGGTAATGACACTGGCAGCTTTGTTGAACCTATCGATGCGGCCAAAGTGGCTAAGGCAAAAGGCGTTCGTATTCACGTCATCGCCATGGGTGATCCGCAAACTGTAGGCGAAGTGGCTTTGGATATGGAGACTATCAATCGTGTGGCTCAAGAGTCTGGTGGTGAAGCCTTTGAAGCACTTAACCGCGATGAACTGACTAAAGCTTACGCTCAAATTGGTGAGTTAGAGCCTCAGTTGTATGAGAGTACGACTTATCGTCCTAAACAGGGATTACACCATTACTTGATGGCCATTGTTGTTGTGATGTATTTGACTGCGTTTAGCTTAGCTACAATCCGCCGACGCTCGCTTTTGGCTTCTTCAATGAAAAATTTGAAAGGAGAGAACGATGCCTGA